A genome region from Euphorbia lathyris chromosome 4, ddEupLath1.1, whole genome shotgun sequence includes the following:
- the LOC136226133 gene encoding D-3-phosphoglycerate dehydrogenase 1, chloroplastic — MASSAANLRTLSLNKNLSSLSISSNNKLSASPFSLTVRPARRNGRFVVLAVSLDAKPTVLVAEKLGEAGLKLLKEFANVDCSYNLTPEELCTKISLCDAIIVRSGTKVNREVFESSGGRLKVVGRAGVGIDNVDLSAATEHGCLVVNAPTANTVAAAEHGIALLAAMARNVAQADASVKAGKWQRNKYVGVSLVGKTLAVMGFGKVGSEVARRAKGLGMRVIAHDPYAPADRAHAIGVELVSFDVAIGTADFISLHMPLTPATSKVLNDETFAKMKKGVRIVNVARGGVIDEEALVRALDAGIVAQAALDVFTEEPPAQDSKLVQHERVTVTPHLGASTVEAQEGVAIEIAEAVVGALKGELAATAVNAPMVPAEVLSELKPYVMLAEKLGRLAVQLVAGGSGVKTVKVTYGSARAPDDLDTRLLRAMITKGLIEPISSVFVNLVNADFTAKQRGLRIAEERIVLDGSPESPLDFIQVQIANVESKFASAISDGGEIKVEGRVKDGVPHLTKVGSFEVDVSMEGSLILCRQVDQPGMIGKVGSILGQENVNVSFMSVGRIAPRKQAVMAIGVDEQPKAETLKKIGDIPAIEEFVFLKL; from the exons ATGGCCTCCTCCGCCGCCAACCTCCGTACTCTCTCTCTCAACAAGAATCTATCGTCTCTCTCCATTTCCTCCAATAACAAACTTTCAGCTTCCCCCTTTTCCCTCACCGTCCGTCCAGCCCGCCGCAACGGCCGATTCGTAGTGCTCGCGGTCTCTCTCGACGCTAAGCCGACCGTTTTGGTGGCGGAGAAGCTCGGAGAAGCCGGGCTTAAGCTCCTGAAAGAGTTTGCCAACGTTGATTGTTCTTATAATCTCACGCCTGAGGAGCTCTGCACCAAGATCTCGCTCTGTGATGCTATTATTGTGAGGAGCGGGACGAAGGTGAATCGCGAGGTGTTTGAGTCTTCTGGTGGAAGATTGAAAGTTGTTGGACGAGCAGGTGTTGGAATTGACAATGTGGATCTGAGTGCAGCCACTGAACATGGTTGTTTGGTCGTCAATGCTCCCACTGCTAATACTGTTGCTGCTGCAGAGCATGGGATCGCGCTCTTGGCGGCCATGGCCAGAAATGTTGCTCAAGCTGATGCATCTGTTAAGGCTG GGAAGTGGCAGAGGAACAAGTATGTGGGAGTATCACTTGTTGGGAAGACACTGGCTGTGATGGGTTTCGGCAAGGTTGGATCAGAAGTTGCCCGGCGAGCTAAGGGGCTTGGCATGCGTGTGATTGCACATGATCCATATGCTCCTGCAGACCGAGCTCATGCCATTGGTGTGGAGCTTGTGAGCTTTGATGTAGCCATAGGAACTGCAGATTTCATCTCCTTGCACATGCCTCTTACTCCTGCAACATCAAAGGTTCTTAATGATGAAACTTTTGCTAAGATGAAGAAAGGAGTTAGAATTGTAAATGTTGCCCGTGGTGGAGTGATCGACGAAGAAGCTCTAGTTAGGGCACTTGATGCTGGAATTGTTGCTCAGGCTGCTCTTGATGTTTTCACAGAAGAGCCTCCAGCACAAGATAGCAAGTTGGTGCAGCATGAAAGGGTGACTGTAACTCCACATCTTGGTGCTAGCACGGTGGAAGCTCAG GAAGGAGTGGCTATTGAAATAGCTGAAGCTGTTGTTGGAGCCTTGAAAGGTGAACTTGCTGCTACTGCAGTCAATGCACCAATGGTGCCTGCTGAG GTTCTATCAGAGTTGAAACCATATGTTATGCTTGCTGAGAAACTTGGGAGGTTGGCAGTTCAACTAGTAGCAGGTGGAAGTGGTGTTAAAACAGTAAAGGTGACCTACGGCTCTGCTAGGGCTCCCGATGACCTCGACACAAGACTACTCCGAGCTATGATTACCAAAGGTCTCATCGAGCCAATATCCAGCGTCTTTGTCAACTTAGTTAATGCAGACTTCACTGCTAAACAGAGAGGACTAAGGATAGCCGAAGAGCGCATTGTCCTTGATGGTTCACCTGAGAGCCCACTTGACTTCATCCAAGTCCAAATCGCCAATGTCGAATCAAAATTCGCCAGCGCAATATCAGACGGCGGGGAGATCAAGGTCGAAGGACGGGTTAAGGACGGAGTCCCCCATTTAACCAAGGTTGGATCTTTTGAGGTGGATGTAAGCATGGAAGGCAGCCTAATACTCTGCAGACAGGTTGACCAACCGGGAATGATCGGAAAGGTGGGAAGCATTCTCGGACAGGAGAATGTGAATGTCAGTTTCATGAGTGTTGGAAGGATTGCTCCGAGGAAGCAAGCTGTAATGGCAATTGGAGTTGATGAACAACCAAAGGCAGAAACTTTGAAAAAGATTGGAGATATTCCAGCCATTGAAGAGTTTGTTTTCCTCAAGTTGTAG